One window of Desulfomicrobium apsheronum genomic DNA carries:
- a CDS encoding sigma-54-dependent transcriptional regulator codes for MARILIIDDDPQVCETLESLIFRLGHECHAAHTLKDGLARLAGMEFDLVFLDVRLPDGNGLEALGQIRNHEAPPDVIVLTGQGDPDGAELAIQGGVWDYLVKPSPIKQIKETLNRALAYRQEKSAMGQSLALDLKDVVGESSVMRQCYERIAQASGSDSTVLVTGETGTGKELLARTIHRNSLRSERAFVVVDCASLTESLLESILFGHTKGSFTGAARDRIGLVKLADQGTLFLDEIGELPLSAQKTFLRVLQEHSFRPVGSNQELESDFRLISATNRDLAAMVKAGEFRQDLFYRINTIQLHLPALRDREEDVIILARHHIDKLCRQRNIPIKEMDPELVEMLKRYDWPGNVRELFNTIEQAFVLSGAEKTVYAQHLPQAVRIRVAKTILGKVRADGEAGPEEALEEVEEALPTLKDFKTSKEREYLLRLVGSHGKDIQKMLAVSGLSRSHLYAMLKKHDIEA; via the coding sequence ATGGCCAGGATACTCATTATCGACGATGACCCGCAGGTTTGCGAGACGCTTGAGAGCCTCATTTTTCGCCTTGGTCACGAATGTCATGCCGCCCATACGCTTAAAGACGGGCTGGCGCGGCTGGCCGGCATGGAGTTCGATCTGGTCTTTCTTGACGTGCGCCTTCCTGACGGCAACGGGCTTGAGGCCCTGGGGCAGATTCGCAACCACGAGGCTCCTCCCGACGTCATCGTGTTGACCGGTCAGGGAGATCCAGACGGTGCCGAACTGGCCATCCAGGGCGGGGTTTGGGACTATCTGGTCAAGCCTTCGCCCATCAAGCAGATCAAGGAAACCTTGAACCGCGCCCTTGCCTACCGTCAGGAGAAAAGTGCCATGGGCCAGTCCCTGGCCCTGGATCTGAAAGACGTGGTGGGGGAGAGCAGCGTCATGCGCCAGTGCTACGAGCGCATCGCGCAGGCCAGTGGATCGGATTCCACAGTGCTGGTCACCGGCGAGACGGGAACCGGCAAGGAGTTGCTGGCCCGCACCATCCACCGCAACAGCCTGCGCTCGGAGCGCGCTTTTGTGGTCGTGGATTGCGCTTCCCTGACCGAGTCCCTGCTTGAGAGCATTCTCTTCGGCCATACCAAGGGCTCCTTCACCGGCGCCGCACGGGACAGGATAGGACTGGTCAAGCTTGCCGATCAGGGCACGCTTTTTCTGGATGAAATAGGGGAGTTGCCGCTCTCGGCACAGAAGACCTTCCTGCGCGTCCTGCAGGAGCACAGCTTCAGGCCGGTGGGGTCGAATCAGGAACTGGAGAGTGATTTCAGGCTCATCTCGGCCACCAACCGGGACCTTGCGGCCATGGTCAAGGCCGGTGAGTTCAGACAGGACCTCTTCTATCGCATCAATACCATCCAGTTGCATCTGCCCGCCCTGCGTGATCGCGAGGAGGACGTGATCATTCTGGCCCGTCACCATATCGACAAATTGTGCCGGCAACGCAACATTCCGATCAAGGAGATGGATCCGGAACTGGTCGAGATGCTCAAGCGTTACGATTGGCCCGGCAACGTGCGCGAGCTTTTCAATACCATTGAACAGGCCTTTGTGCTGTCGGGAGCCGAGAAAACGGTCTATGCCCAGCACCTGCCTCAGGCGGTGCGCATTCGGGTCGCCAAGACCATATTGGGCAAGGTAAGAGCGGATGGGGAAGCGGGGCCGGAGGAAGCGCTAGAGGAAGTGGAGGAGGCCCTGCCCACATTGAAGGACTTCAAAACGTCCAAAGAGAGGGAATATCTGCTCAGGCTCGTGGGCAGCCACGGCAAGGATATTCAGAAGATGCTGGCAGTCTCGGGGCTTTCACGGTCGCACCTTTATGCCATGCTCAAAAAGCACGATATCGAAGCCTAA
- a CDS encoding response regulator yields the protein MTKKRILLVEDDSLLRMGLKSMIDMHGEYTIDDDVATGKEALRSFQMKKQDVILLDLRLPDIPGTEVLQRIRQIEPNVKIIVLTASDDNDFIFDALEHGANAYVLKGSNPDELFLAVQYALDDDLFISPHLAKVIVRDYLLVNRQRKALPPMQNLTTREKEIVRLIIDGWKSKEIAESLFISIKTVDKHRSNILGKLGINSCNELRHGSLFLPDDEIDTGRQLKRTGSSNKL from the coding sequence ATGACAAAAAAAAGGATTCTGCTGGTCGAGGATGACAGCCTGCTGCGGATGGGTCTCAAATCCATGATCGACATGCACGGCGAATACACGATCGACGATGATGTCGCCACCGGGAAAGAGGCGCTGAGGTCATTTCAAATGAAAAAGCAGGATGTGATTCTGCTTGATTTGCGGCTCCCGGACATTCCGGGTACGGAGGTTCTGCAAAGAATCAGACAAATCGAGCCGAACGTGAAGATCATCGTACTCACGGCCAGCGACGACAACGATTTCATCTTCGACGCCCTGGAGCATGGGGCCAACGCCTATGTCCTTAAGGGATCGAATCCGGACGAACTGTTCCTGGCCGTGCAATATGCCCTGGACGATGACTTGTTCATAAGCCCCCACCTGGCCAAGGTCATCGTCAGGGACTACCTCCTTGTGAACAGGCAACGCAAGGCGCTGCCCCCCATGCAAAACCTCACCACCCGCGAAAAGGAAATCGTGAGACTCATCATAGACGGCTGGAAAAGCAAGGAGATCGCCGAATCACTCTTCATCAGCATCAAGACGGTGGACAAACACCGCTCCAACATCCTCGGCAAGCTCGGCATCAACAGCTGCAACGAGTTGCGCCACGGCAGCCTGTTCCTGCCGGACGACGAAATCGATACGGGCAGACAGTTGAAACGGACCGGATCCTCCAACAAACTTTAA
- a CDS encoding EAL domain-containing protein produces MSYLRQFPMDILKIDRSFISGTDTPKENAEIVRSIVDMAHSLGLRVTAEGVETQEQLDRLQSINCDRAQGYMFSKPMIPEDAGEMIRTAILEGGSN; encoded by the coding sequence CTGAGTTACCTGCGCCAATTCCCCATGGACATCCTAAAAATCGACCGCTCCTTCATCAGCGGCACGGACACGCCCAAGGAAAACGCCGAGATCGTCCGCTCCATCGTGGACATGGCCCACAGCCTGGGCCTCAGAGTGACCGCCGAAGGCGTGGAGACGCAGGAACAGCTTGACCGACTGCAGTCCATCAACTGCGATCGAGCCCAAGGCTATATGTTCTCGAAACCCATGATTCCAGAAGACGCCGGGGAGATGATTCGCACGGCGATTTTGGAGGGGGGCTCGAACTGA
- a CDS encoding type II toxin-antitoxin system RelE/ParE family toxin, translated as MDIFFKNKKLAKEFSEGARLERLHGVQRARKIRLRMGEFRAAACLMDFWPPKSGPGRCHELAQGKRNGQLSVDLDHPYRLIFSPAHDPIPTHDDGGLDWSKVTAIVILGVEDTHE; from the coding sequence TTGGATATATTTTTCAAAAACAAAAAGCTTGCAAAGGAATTTAGCGAAGGGGCGCGACTTGAAAGACTACACGGAGTTCAACGAGCTCGAAAAATTCGTCTGCGAATGGGCGAGTTTCGAGCTGCGGCTTGTCTCATGGATTTCTGGCCGCCCAAAAGTGGCCCCGGTCGATGCCACGAACTGGCGCAGGGCAAACGTAACGGTCAGCTTTCCGTAGATTTGGATCATCCCTATCGTCTGATTTTTTCTCCTGCCCATGATCCGATACCCACGCACGACGATGGCGGTCTGGACTGGTCAAAGGTGACCGCCATCGTAATTTTGGGAGTGGAGGATACCCATGAATAA
- a CDS encoding response regulator: MMESKLRSPQKSVLVVDDDEICRCVTSEVLENLGLKVDLAENADQATSLAKANSYDLILLDFHMPVMNGIDLARHLQDNGAATKDKIFLLTGEEPEIILKKMHAGSSLRIFHKPLERTEVMAFFSPQESEDPIGAATDHPLKIRGFDMSHALSNFLGNESAFFNILREFPAYGAKFISEYSTHLKNRNIKECMRLAHSLKGSSLMIGATEMNMLAKALESACHGASDMLRAEEIFEKMEAKILEASESIKKHLQDHNA; this comes from the coding sequence ATGATGGAAAGCAAATTGCGCTCTCCGCAAAAATCGGTTCTCGTGGTCGACGATGACGAAATCTGCCGCTGCGTCACCTCCGAAGTCCTGGAGAATCTCGGCTTAAAGGTTGACCTGGCCGAAAACGCCGATCAGGCGACAAGCCTTGCCAAGGCGAACAGCTACGACCTGATCCTGCTCGACTTTCACATGCCCGTCATGAATGGAATAGACCTCGCGCGACACCTGCAGGACAACGGCGCAGCCACGAAAGACAAGATCTTTCTGCTGACCGGCGAGGAACCGGAAATCATTTTGAAAAAAATGCATGCGGGAAGCTCGCTTCGTATTTTCCACAAGCCTCTGGAACGCACCGAAGTCATGGCTTTCTTCTCCCCCCAGGAAAGCGAAGACCCGATCGGAGCGGCCACGGATCATCCCCTGAAGATCAGAGGGTTTGACATGTCCCACGCCTTGTCGAATTTCCTGGGGAACGAATCCGCGTTTTTCAACATATTGCGCGAGTTCCCCGCTTACGGAGCAAAATTCATCTCCGAATATTCAACGCATCTGAAGAACAGGAACATAAAGGAATGCATGCGCCTTGCCCACAGCCTCAAGGGATCCTCGCTCATGATCGGCGCCACGGAGATGAACATGCTGGCAAAGGCTCTCGAATCGGCATGCCATGGCGCATCGGACATGCTACGTGCCGAGGAGATTTTTGAAAAAATGGAAGCAAAAATCCTTGAAGCCTCGGAAAGTATCAAAAAACATCTTCAAGACCACAACGCGTAA
- a CDS encoding HigA family addiction module antitoxin: MNNVQNNKFIPDYLVTPGEVLADYLDDLGMTQAELADRTGLTKKTINEIIKAKAPITPETALKFERTLGRPAHFWSNLERHYQDDLTRLAEQRRMASYLEWLKRVPVSAMAKLGWIPKLKNTFEQLDAVLCYYGVASPTQWQTVWSEYQVAYRQTARFEGCAEAVSAWLRQGEIQAQRIECAPFDRKRFLEVLDLIRALTTAPPNVFTPQLISLCASAGVAVVFVPELPKTGTWGATRWLGDRAVIQLSLRYKSDDHLWFTFFHEAGHILKHGRKTVIIEGNGLDDEKEREADAFARDRLIPPAEMRRLVKADGLSASDIKTFAAEIGIAPGIVLGRLQHDGIIPYKTHLNSLKMFYRWKSADDE; encoded by the coding sequence ATGAATAACGTACAAAATAACAAATTTATACCGGACTATCTGGTTACGCCTGGAGAGGTGCTGGCAGATTACCTTGATGATTTGGGCATGACCCAGGCCGAGCTTGCGGATCGAACAGGCTTGACCAAAAAAACCATCAACGAAATCATCAAGGCCAAGGCGCCCATAACTCCTGAAACGGCCTTGAAATTCGAACGCACTCTGGGGCGCCCGGCCCACTTTTGGAGCAACCTGGAACGCCACTATCAAGACGACCTGACGCGACTTGCCGAGCAGCGACGCATGGCGTCGTATCTAGAGTGGCTCAAGCGGGTGCCGGTTTCCGCCATGGCAAAGCTGGGCTGGATTCCCAAGCTCAAGAATACGTTCGAGCAGCTCGACGCGGTGCTGTGCTATTACGGCGTGGCATCTCCAACGCAATGGCAAACAGTCTGGAGCGAATATCAGGTTGCCTATCGGCAGACTGCCAGATTCGAAGGATGCGCGGAGGCCGTATCCGCGTGGCTCCGGCAAGGGGAAATCCAGGCTCAACGCATCGAGTGCGCCCCTTTTGATCGCAAGCGTTTTCTGGAGGTTCTTGACCTCATTCGCGCCCTGACCACCGCCCCTCCCAATGTTTTCACGCCCCAACTAATTTCCCTTTGCGCTTCTGCCGGAGTGGCCGTGGTTTTCGTCCCGGAACTGCCGAAGACAGGCACTTGGGGGGCCACCAGGTGGCTCGGAGATCGCGCGGTAATCCAACTCAGCCTACGCTATAAAAGCGATGACCATCTCTGGTTCACCTTTTTCCACGAAGCCGGACATATCCTCAAGCATGGCCGCAAGACGGTGATTATAGAAGGCAATGGGCTCGATGACGAGAAAGAAAGGGAAGCTGACGCCTTTGCCAGGGACAGACTCATCCCACCGGCCGAGATGCGACGGCTCGTCAAGGCTGACGGTCTGTCGGCATCGGATATCAAAACCTTTGCCGCAGAAATCGGGATCGCTCCCGGCATTGTCCTTGGACGCCTGCAACACGACGGGATCATTCCCTATAAGACGCATCTTAACAGCCTGAAGATGTTTTATCGGTGGAAAAGCGCGGACGATGAGTGA
- a CDS encoding cysteine synthase, translating to MIHPTILSLIGATPIVYLNRVFPHPRIRLATKLEAQNVGGSIKDRVALAMIEAAEASGELTPDKIVIEATSGNTGVGLAMVCAVKGYKLTLLMPDSASEERKRIMRAFGAELRLTPGRLGTDGAIEEAYRLAREEPQTYVLMDQFNNPASIAAHYMGTGREIIEQTEGRATHVVISLGTSGTAMGIAKRMKESAPGVEVVAVEPYAGHKIQGLKNMQESYPPGIYDKRALDRIIHVEDEEAFACSRQLAREEGILSGMSAGAALAGALRIARELDEAGKEGLIVFICPDTGERYLSTTLFSPLARHGLGVRSVATGCLECLGSPAGGHALFTPGPSLDDLGELDVWRRIVWLDVLAKALIERGQTVRLAVGLADMDDRALAAAREAKVGLQDFVQKAREFMLAQAKALGVSDTVLFPLAGASQERVLGLARKLLAKGQAYEKLRSVYFDVTRDKTYGQISCVDTAGMNLGYTVDLADYVKDNPADFTLLKRATLQDLKLGDVIETEWGKVRPSWFLQLAATALDALGTVTVMFAAESHRFPHMDNFCAIWSAGAGVRPMAWMVSQPVTPREQGDTVPSLTEALAVAGTGPALRLWLLSASYLKSLAYSPESLVMWVKNQNRLQDAYVSASLGGSGTGVSPQLEQAIYDLKTAFATALDDNLDLAHFWPTLFAFAKSVNARAGKMSSNEAKLVAEQLLACDRVLGFLDHSRLPLAEKSWPLEATDLVGRREEARKAKDFVLADALREKLAAMGLRLEDHPAGVRLFRMGRSV from the coding sequence ATGATTCATCCGACCATTCTCTCTCTTATCGGGGCCACTCCCATAGTTTATCTGAACCGCGTCTTTCCTCATCCGCGCATTCGCCTGGCGACCAAGCTCGAAGCCCAGAACGTCGGCGGGTCCATCAAGGACCGCGTGGCTCTGGCCATGATCGAGGCGGCCGAGGCGTCGGGGGAACTGACCCCGGACAAGATCGTCATCGAGGCCACCAGCGGGAACACCGGGGTCGGGCTGGCCATGGTCTGCGCGGTCAAGGGCTACAAGTTGACCCTGCTCATGCCCGATTCCGCTTCCGAGGAACGAAAGCGCATCATGCGCGCCTTCGGAGCGGAGCTGCGTCTGACTCCCGGCCGTCTCGGCACCGACGGTGCCATCGAGGAAGCGTACCGGCTGGCGCGCGAAGAGCCGCAGACCTATGTGCTCATGGACCAGTTCAACAACCCGGCCAGCATAGCTGCTCATTACATGGGCACGGGCCGGGAAATCATCGAGCAGACCGAAGGCCGGGCCACTCATGTGGTCATCAGCCTTGGCACCTCGGGTACGGCCATGGGCATCGCCAAGCGCATGAAAGAGAGCGCTCCCGGCGTTGAGGTTGTCGCGGTCGAACCCTACGCCGGGCACAAGATCCAGGGCCTCAAGAACATGCAGGAATCCTATCCTCCCGGAATTTACGACAAGCGCGCCCTGGACCGGATCATTCACGTCGAGGACGAGGAGGCCTTCGCCTGTTCGCGGCAACTGGCGCGGGAAGAGGGGATATTGTCCGGAATGAGCGCGGGCGCAGCCCTGGCCGGAGCCTTGCGCATCGCCAGAGAGCTGGACGAGGCCGGAAAAGAGGGGCTCATTGTCTTCATCTGCCCGGATACGGGAGAGCGCTATCTCTCGACCACGCTTTTTTCACCGCTGGCGCGGCATGGCCTGGGGGTGCGCAGCGTGGCCACCGGATGCCTCGAATGCCTGGGCAGTCCGGCAGGCGGACACGCGTTGTTCACGCCGGGGCCGAGCCTTGACGACCTGGGTGAGCTGGATGTCTGGCGGCGTATTGTCTGGCTGGACGTGTTGGCCAAGGCCCTGATCGAGCGTGGGCAGACCGTGCGTCTGGCCGTGGGCCTCGCGGACATGGACGATCGCGCTCTGGCGGCGGCCCGGGAGGCCAAGGTCGGCTTGCAGGATTTCGTGCAAAAAGCGCGGGAGTTCATGCTCGCCCAAGCCAAAGCCTTGGGCGTGTCCGATACCGTGCTCTTTCCCCTGGCCGGAGCCAGTCAAGAACGCGTCCTGGGCCTTGCTCGCAAGCTGCTGGCCAAGGGCCAGGCCTACGAGAAGCTCAGGTCCGTCTATTTCGACGTGACCCGGGACAAGACCTACGGGCAGATTTCGTGCGTGGATACGGCGGGCATGAATCTTGGCTACACTGTGGATCTGGCCGACTATGTGAAAGACAATCCCGCCGACTTCACGCTCCTCAAGCGGGCCACCCTGCAGGATCTCAAGCTGGGGGACGTGATCGAAACCGAATGGGGCAAGGTCCGCCCGAGCTGGTTTTTGCAGCTGGCCGCCACGGCCCTGGACGCGCTGGGTACCGTCACGGTCATGTTTGCCGCCGAGTCGCACCGTTTTCCGCATATGGACAATTTCTGCGCCATCTGGAGCGCCGGGGCCGGAGTGCGGCCCATGGCCTGGATGGTATCCCAGCCCGTGACCCCGCGCGAACAGGGCGATACGGTGCCGTCGCTTACCGAGGCCCTCGCCGTCGCGGGCACCGGACCTGCCCTGCGGCTGTGGCTTTTATCCGCCTCCTACCTCAAATCCCTGGCCTATTCGCCGGAAAGTCTTGTCATGTGGGTCAAGAACCAGAACCGGCTGCAGGACGCCTACGTATCGGCTTCCCTCGGCGGTTCCGGGACGGGTGTTTCCCCACAGCTTGAGCAGGCCATTTACGATCTGAAAACCGCTTTTGCCACGGCGCTCGACGACAACCTCGATCTGGCCCATTTCTGGCCGACACTTTTCGCCTTCGCCAAGTCCGTCAACGCCCGCGCCGGAAAGATGAGCTCGAACGAAGCCAAGCTGGTGGCCGAACAGCTTCTGGCCTGCGACCGGGTGCTCGGCTTTCTGGATCATTCGCGCCTGCCGTTGGCTGAAAAATCCTGGCCGCTGGAGGCCACGGATCTGGTCGGCCGTCGCGAGGAAGCCCGCAAGGCAAAGGATTTTGTCCTGGCTGATGCGCTGCGCGAAAAATTGGCCGCCATGGGCCTCAGGCTTGAGGATCATCCTGCGGGAGTGCGCCTTTTTCGAATGGGGCGCTCGGTTTAG
- a CDS encoding hybrid sensor histidine kinase/response regulator translates to MPIVFCGINDVEAGEVPMRSRMTGVLEEFEVPWNIELALKFHPGKKRLVVIGDQSMTGVAIANQVRAQVPGLPSEIEVEFLDEFTLDELISKVRFASPDSIFFFIPFYKDVGEAVYSAQDLLEIVWRETSVPLYSAWEFLLGHGMVGGKMISGYSHGQAVAEMGLRILDGESPADIEISVSPDDPPKFDYRVLMRLGINQKLLPAGSILINQPSPFYSINRHQFWTIIISLVILSLVLILLVINIWERKQIEVRIKNQLSFLRTLMDTLPIPIYFTDRGGAIAGINRAFEHWFGVSWEHDKGFESQELALAETRFAPLLDLRMDSYEAQVRHGDGSLRSAVLHKATYADAQGENAGIVGVIYDISDRKKAEDDLRAAEEKYRTIFENSALGIFQTTPDGSWMVANPALARMLGYPSPEDLIADNPNISSLYFQQSDRKRVVDLYQQNRGSVEFEVLFRTRAGDIITANLNARAVRGCNDDFCHFEGFVEDITDRKAAELALAASEAMLQLVLDTIPQLVHWKDRELRIIGANRNFLAHVGQTELSAIYGRKYAEVVSYPHEVEQISRLDEEVVETDGPRFRLRLETRNRDGENMWLLVNKVPLHGPRGEVVGILSTAEDITQTMNLEKQLLQSQKMEAIGTLAGGIAHDFNNILTSIMNSTELAMEDIPEDSLNWKDLERSLKAAVRGSGLIKQILTFSRPTQEGFLPTDLREVVSEAVALIRVSMPRNITVLSEIDDDLPLCLADPTQVHQIVMNLATNAFQALGEGGGNISIHLSRMTLDRDDTQLGNLAPGIYSRLCIEDDGPGIDENIQDKIYDPFFTTKGKGEGTGLGLAVVHGIVRNHGGEIRLSSTPGFTRFDILLPTMNDLCLLPGECAGALVMGNERLAFIEDDEDQLMLIPRVLEQLGYEVHSFQNPAEAIFAICDEELPFDLVITDYDMPGMNGFDVAGILQERRPDLPVIMVSGRKQAEEFLGQADNIKFFLGKPYNRDMVGRAIRDVLDKDV, encoded by the coding sequence GTGCCCATAGTTTTTTGCGGGATCAATGACGTGGAGGCCGGAGAGGTGCCCATGCGCTCACGCATGACCGGAGTGCTGGAAGAATTCGAAGTCCCGTGGAACATCGAGCTGGCTCTCAAATTTCATCCGGGCAAGAAACGCCTGGTGGTCATCGGCGATCAGAGCATGACCGGGGTGGCCATCGCCAATCAGGTCCGGGCGCAGGTTCCCGGCCTGCCCTCTGAAATTGAAGTTGAGTTTCTGGACGAGTTCACCCTCGACGAACTGATATCAAAGGTGCGTTTCGCCTCGCCGGACAGCATTTTCTTCTTCATCCCTTTTTACAAGGATGTGGGCGAGGCCGTGTATTCGGCCCAGGATCTGCTTGAAATCGTCTGGCGGGAGACGAGCGTGCCGCTCTACAGCGCATGGGAGTTTCTGCTTGGCCACGGCATGGTGGGCGGAAAGATGATCAGCGGCTACAGTCACGGCCAGGCCGTGGCCGAGATGGGGCTGCGCATTCTGGACGGCGAATCCCCGGCCGACATCGAGATATCCGTCAGCCCCGACGATCCGCCCAAGTTCGACTACCGCGTGCTCATGCGGCTTGGGATCAATCAGAAGCTCCTGCCCGCGGGGAGCATCCTCATCAACCAGCCTTCGCCGTTCTATTCCATCAACAGGCACCAGTTCTGGACCATCATCATCAGCCTTGTCATCCTGTCGCTGGTGCTGATCCTGCTGGTGATCAACATCTGGGAACGCAAGCAGATCGAGGTGCGGATCAAGAACCAGCTCTCGTTTTTGCGCACCCTCATGGATACCTTGCCCATCCCCATCTATTTCACCGATCGGGGCGGGGCCATCGCCGGCATCAATCGGGCGTTCGAGCACTGGTTCGGGGTGAGTTGGGAGCACGACAAGGGTTTCGAGTCCCAGGAACTGGCCCTGGCCGAGACGCGTTTCGCACCCCTGCTCGACCTGCGCATGGATTCCTACGAGGCCCAGGTCCGGCACGGTGACGGCTCCTTGCGCTCGGCGGTGCTGCACAAGGCCACCTACGCCGACGCCCAGGGCGAGAACGCCGGGATAGTGGGCGTCATCTACGACATTTCGGATCGCAAGAAGGCCGAGGACGACCTGCGCGCGGCCGAGGAGAAATACCGCACCATCTTCGAAAACTCCGCCCTGGGCATTTTTCAGACCACCCCCGACGGCTCCTGGATGGTCGCGAACCCCGCCCTGGCCAGGATGCTCGGGTACCCAAGCCCCGAGGATCTGATCGCGGACAATCCGAATATATCCTCCCTGTATTTTCAGCAGAGCGACCGGAAGAGGGTCGTCGACCTGTACCAGCAGAACAGGGGCAGCGTGGAGTTCGAGGTCCTTTTCCGCACCCGCGCGGGGGATATCATCACCGCCAATCTGAACGCCCGTGCCGTGCGCGGATGCAACGATGATTTCTGTCATTTCGAGGGTTTCGTCGAGGACATCACGGACCGCAAGGCCGCAGAGCTGGCCCTGGCCGCTTCCGAGGCCATGTTGCAGCTGGTCCTTGATACCATTCCCCAGCTTGTGCACTGGAAGGATCGGGAACTCAGGATCATCGGCGCGAATCGAAATTTTCTGGCCCATGTCGGCCAGACCGAGCTCTCGGCCATCTATGGCAGAAAGTACGCCGAGGTTGTGAGCTATCCCCATGAAGTTGAACAGATTTCCAGGCTCGACGAGGAAGTGGTCGAGACCGACGGGCCACGCTTCAGGCTGCGCCTGGAGACCCGCAACCGGGACGGCGAGAACATGTGGCTGCTGGTCAACAAGGTGCCCCTGCACGGGCCACGCGGGGAGGTGGTGGGCATCCTCAGCACGGCCGAGGACATCACCCAGACCATGAATCTGGAAAAGCAGCTGCTGCAATCCCAGAAGATGGAGGCAATTGGCACCTTGGCTGGTGGAATCGCTCATGATTTCAATAATATATTGACATCCATCATGAATTCCACCGAGCTCGCCATGGAGGATATCCCCGAAGACAGCCTGAACTGGAAGGATCTGGAGCGCTCCCTCAAGGCCGCCGTTCGCGGCAGCGGTCTGATCAAGCAGATCCTGACCTTCAGCCGTCCGACCCAGGAAGGATTTCTGCCCACGGACCTGCGCGAGGTTGTCAGCGAGGCCGTGGCGCTGATTCGCGTCTCCATGCCGCGCAACATCACGGTCCTGTCCGAAATTGACGATGACTTGCCGCTTTGCCTTGCCGATCCGACCCAGGTTCATCAGATCGTCATGAACCTCGCCACCAACGCGTTTCAGGCGCTGGGCGAGGGCGGCGGCAATATTTCCATCCACCTGAGCCGGATGACGCTGGACCGCGACGACACGCAGCTCGGCAACCTTGCCCCGGGCATCTACAGCAGGCTGTGCATCGAAGACGACGGTCCGGGCATCGACGAGAACATCCAGGACAAGATCTACGATCCCTTTTTCACCACCAAGGGCAAGGGCGAGGGCACGGGCCTCGGACTGGCCGTGGTGCACGGCATAGTGCGCAACCACGGCGGGGAAATCAGGCTTTCAAGCACCCCCGGATTCACCCGCTTCGACATCCTCCTGCCGACCATGAACGACCTGTGCCTCCTGCCCGGCGAGTGCGCGGGTGCCCTGGTCATGGGCAACGAGCGGCTGGCATTCATCGAGGACGACGAGGATCAGTTGATGCTCATCCCTCGTGTTCTTGAGCAGCTCGGCTATGAAGTGCATTCCTTTCAGAATCCAGCCGAAGCCATTTTCGCCATTTGCGACGAAGAGTTGCCCTTTGATCTGGTCATTACCGACTACGACATGCCCGGCATGAACGGCTTCGATGTTGCAGGGATTCTGCAGGAGCGGCGTCCCGACTTGCCGGTGATCATGGTGTCGGGGAGAAAACAGGCAGAGGAATTCCTGGGCCAGGCCGACAACATCAAGTTTTTTCTCGGTAAACCGTACAACAGGGACATGGTCGGACGAGCCATCCGCGATGTCCTGGACAAGGATGTATGA